A genomic stretch from Microtus pennsylvanicus isolate mMicPen1 chromosome 11, mMicPen1.hap1, whole genome shotgun sequence includes:
- the C11H17orf67 gene encoding uncharacterized protein C17orf67 homolog, whose amino-acid sequence MEKLFVLVFALTLLVFSSEASPILTEKQAKQLLRSRRQDRPSKPGFPDEPMREYVHHLLALEHRAEELFLEHWLNPHCKPHCDRDLVHPV is encoded by the exons ATGGAGAAGCTGTTTGTGTTGGTCTTTGCTCTCACCCTGCTGGTCTTCTCCTCAG AGGCCTCCCCAATTCTGACAGAAAAGCAAGCCAAGCAGCTCCTGAGGTCCCGGCGACAGGACAGGCCCAGCAAACCTGGATTCCCTGACGAGCCCATGCGG GAGTATGTGCACCACCTGCTTGCCCTGGAGCACCGCGCCGAGGAGCTGTTTCTGGAACACTGGCTGAATCCCCACTGCAAGCCTCACTGCGACAGGGACCTGGTCCACCCTGTGTAA